The proteins below are encoded in one region of Juglans microcarpa x Juglans regia isolate MS1-56 chromosome 4D, Jm3101_v1.0, whole genome shotgun sequence:
- the LOC121260098 gene encoding TMV resistance protein N-like, with product MVPLSTQRASSSIPPSSSTSPRPRWIHDVFLNFHGEDTHKSFTNHLYTALEKKGIITFKDNEKLARGKYISQELLKAIRESMYAIPIISKNYASTRWCLTELAQIVECMREMGLTVLLVFYHVDPFEVRNQLEAFAEAFARHEEDPNIDMEKMQTWIVALKEVGNISGWHFHL from the coding sequence ATGGTTCCCCTAAGCACTCAAAGAGCCTCATCATCAATACCACCGTCTTCTTCCACTTCTCCAAGACCTCGATGGATACATGATGTTTTCCTCAATTTCCATGGTGAAGACACCCACAAGAGTTTTACAAACCATTTATACACTGCTTTAGAAAAGAAAGGCATTATCACCTTTAAAGACAATGAGAAACTTGCGCGAGGAAAGTATATTTCTCAAGAGCTCTTGAaagcaattcgtgaatccatgTACGCCATCCCCATTATCTCAAAAAACTATGCTTCCACAAGATGGTGCTTGACTGAACTTGCCCAGATTGTCGAATGCATGAGAGAGATGGGTTTGACAGTTTTGCTTGTTTTCTACCATGTTGATCCCTTTGAGGTACGAAACCAACTAGAGGCCTTTGCAGAAGCTTTTGCTAGGCATGAAGAAGACCCTAATATTGATATGGAGAAGATGCAAACGTGGATAGTTGCTTTGAAAGAAGTGGGCAACATATCCGGATGGCATTTTCATCtttga